One region of Pogoniulus pusillus isolate bPogPus1 chromosome 19, bPogPus1.pri, whole genome shotgun sequence genomic DNA includes:
- the BRS3 gene encoding bombesin receptor subtype-3, whose amino-acid sequence MPQVYLHSANQTLCASANGTGLKSVRENETTSEQWTEDSFPGLEILCTIYITYAVIISVGLLGNAILIKVFFKIKSMQTVPNIFITSLAFGDLLLLLTCVPVDATRYIVDTWLFGRIGCKLLSFIQLTSVGVSVFTLTVLSADRYRAIVKPLELQTSDALLKTCCKAGCVWIVSMILAIPEAVFSDLYSFSNPDKNITFEACAPYPVSEKILQEAHSLLCFLVFYIVPLAVISVYYFLIARTLYKSTVNMPAEEHGHARKQIESRKRVAKTVLVLVALFALCWLPNHVLYLYRSFTYHASVDASTFHLIATIFSRALAFSNSCVNPFALYWLSKSFRQHFKKQVSCCTAKFGTKPPSAPQSNTPTRAMSITGSTHGSEISVTLLTDYSITKEEESV is encoded by the exons ATGCCTCAAGTGTACTTGCATTCAGCTAATCAGACTTTGTGTGCATCTGCAAATGGCACAGGGCTGAAATCAGTCAGGGAGAACGAAACCACAAGCGAACAATGGACCGAAGACTCCTTTCCAGGATTAGAGATCCTGTGCACCATTTACATCACATATGCTGTGATCATTTCAGTGGGTCTCCTTGGAAATGCTATACTCATCAAAGTCTTTTTCAAGATTAAATCCATGCAGACTGTTCCCAACATCTTCATCACCAGCCTGGCATTTGGAGACCTGCTCCTCTTATTAACTTGTGTGCCCGTCGATGCAACGCGTTACATCGTGGATACGTGGCTCTTTGGGAGGATTGGTTGCAAGctgctctccttcatccagctcACCTCAGTTGGAGTCTCAGTGTTTACCTTGACTGTTCTCAGTGCTGACAG GTACAGAGCCATCGTTAAGCCCTTGGAACTGCAGACTTCTGATGCTCTCCTGAAGACCTGCTGCAAAGCTGGCTGTGTTTGGATTGTCTCCATGATACTGGCCATCCCAGAGGCTGTCTTCTCAGATTTATATTCTTTTAGCAACCCTGACAAAAACATCACTTTTGAGGCATGTGCTCCCTATCCTGTATCTGAGAAAATCCTGCAGGAAGCTCACTCCCTACTTTGCTTCTTGGTGTTCTATATTGTCCCCTTAGCTGTCATTTCTGTCTACTACTTTCTTATTGCCAGAACTCTGTATAAAAGCACTGTCAACATGCCAGCAGAGGAACACGGGCATGCTCGTAAGCAG ATTGAATCCCGCAAGAGAGTTGCCAAAACAGTGCTGGTGCTCGTTGCCTTGTTTGCCCTCTGCTGGCTGCCTAACCACGTCCTCTACCTGTACCGCTCCTTCACGTACCATGCCTCCGTAGATGCTTCCACCTTTCACCTGATAGCTACCATTTTCTCCCGTGCCTTGGCCTTCAGCAATTCCTGTGTCAATCCTTTTGCTCTTTACTGGCTGAGTAAAAGCTTCAGGCAGCATTTTAAGAAGCAAGTCTCATGCTGCACAGCAAAGTTTGGTACCAAgcctcccagtgctccccagagcaacacACCCACCAGAGCCATGTCGATCACGGGCAGCACCCACGGCTCAGAGATCAGCGTCACCCTCCTCACAGATTACAGTATcacaaaagaagaggaaagtgtTTAA